In the Trichoderma atroviride chromosome 4, complete sequence genome, CGTTTGGTCCGAATAGTGATCAGGCATTGGCCTCCACTGTAGGACCGTTGATTGAAGTGCCGGTGTTGCTGGGATTGGTGTATGCCCTTCGATGGATTGCTGCTAGATGGGGTTGGAAATGAGGTATTTGAGATGCTCTGTGAGAGATGCTATGTATGGTAGAAAGCCAGATGTTATTTGAGGAGTAATAGCTagtgttgatgttgaaaagGTATCAAGAAAAGTTTTCTAGTAATTGAAATatcttgatgttgttgacAGTACAACTGTTTGGCCCCTTGCAGCCGAGAGCAGCACGAGCACGCTGAGTATCTGCATGGTGATGAAGATCCACGAGAATGGATGCCGCCGTATCACAAGAAGTTTCCATAACGTCGGAATGATCCTTTCTCGTAGATGCGTAATGGGGATCGCGTGGCATTGAGAGAGGAGCCTCAACGTCCAAGGATGTCTGACCATTGCAattcttgtctttgtctttgcttgTGTAAGATGTGCGATTTTGAGATTGGTGTCCATAATTTGACTCTTCTTGGCTGCGCTTGCCGCTAACTTGATGAGAAATATTGGATCGTGGTGGTAAAGCGACTGCCGTTGGGACAGTCTCTATTGCGATGTTCTTGTCCGGTAGAATCGGCATGGATCGTACGGAAGTTGAAGGCTGTGGATAAGTATCTTCCTGTGAGATGTTTGAACCCACACGGGATTGATCAGCTAGTAATGCAACCGGAAGCTTTTCTGCCACAATAGATGTGCTGCCACATGCTCTGCACCTGAGGGAGCCAGGCTCATGTGAACTGGCCTGTGTATCAGAAAGGGGAGCTGACGGCATTGCAATGTATCGTTCAACATCGTCTTGTGATACTCCATGTATTTTGAGCAAATTCCTCAAGCGCCGGTTCTCAAATGCGACTGCTTGAGCAACTTTTTGCATCTCCAAAGACGCCGTTGCACCCTGCTGCTGATAGGCTTCCACCTGTTTCTTGAGATCGTTCATTACTTCAGCGCGCCGGGCTCTGGAACGCCGTTGGATTTCACGGTTTTGGTCTTTAACATCTTGTGTGATGAACTAGAAGGGAATAAAATGGTTAGAGCAGACTCATGATGGAAGATAAATCATGCGGACATGACGCACTTTTCGAGGCATCGCGGCGATCCGAAATATTCGGACTCTGGCAGCTAATTACACTCGCTTCGTTTGCAACAGAAGAGATTGAATGATCTAGGATGCAGATGGCGCCCTGTGTCAGTATCTGATGGCAGAAAACGATGAGGATGCAGCTGCTAAAAGTTGATGAGAAATACCAAACTGTAGCACCAACTTTTATGTGGCTTGGAGCAAGAGTTGGCGGGAGTATGTCTCCACATTGCGCTCTCGAGTGGCGTAGGGGCCCTCACTAGAAGTTCACATACAGTATTTTCACTCTTCCGCACTCGTACCAATTGTATGCAGGTAACCTGTTTATCCACAGACACTATCGGTATTCATATTATTTCATAAGTCTATCACACTTCGCTATTCAGGCCTCATGCCGTATTAAATGTTGATCGAGGTCCAACGTGAATAGCTGTTTCTTTGCTGGGCCAGTGTAGACCCACCAAAAACGTGGTCAAAATGTATCTGGTTGTAGACTGGAGATCAATATAACTCAGTCAAAGATGGGTAGGACAATTTTCTTGACATAAAAGTGAAAAGGTGTCGGAAGACTTATTGTTGCAACACTGCCTTTATTGCCTTGTCAATTATTTTCAGCATTATTAGGCGCGAAACAGTCGATGTGAAGCACACCAACCGCTCTTCTGGGCTGCGTATGTACTTTGTACTCTGCCCTGAAACTCTGTACACTTTCTCATAAAAGTGAACACCACCTGTCACCAAGCCGCTATAAAAATAGAAAGATTGCCACCGTTGGCGGGGCTGTCATTTATATTCCGGCGAGGGATGCTGTTAGTAGTCAGCCGCATCGCAGGGATATGAGTCCTTGCACATCTCAGGGACCACGTAGGACTGTGTTCCAGATGTCGGCAGGACTCGCCAACAGCATCCAGAACAGTCCCTCCATATTCTCTGGTTGGCCCGTTGACGTCAAGCTCATGTGCCTCTTTCTAGATGCGGCCTCTGCCCCTTTCGACCATGCCACAACCAAACTAGCACAAAGCCACGTTTCTCCAAGCACCGCGCTCCGATACTCGAcagcaaaacaaacaaacaaaccagACATCTGAGATCGACGTCCAGGCCTGTTATCCGGCCTCTATAGGGACCGGCGGGCCGAGATCAGGCACCCGTAAAGACTCCATCGCTGCCTGTCCTAGCGGACCCTAGTGAGTGTGTCAGTCCAGCAGCCTCCACTAGACGCAGGTCCCAGCCACCCAAGAGGCGCCGCGGCCCTTGTAAATGGTGCTGCCTTGCAGCTCCAACACGTTTGACCTTCTGCCGTGCCTGGAGTCCTGCATCATCCGAGCAGCCTTTCCGCGTGTCCGCCGTTTCGGTTTCCGTCACATGAGGGAACCGGCGACTCGTATTGGAGGCCAGCCCGTTGTTGTGGTGGCTTGCCAGCCCTGGATCAGGCTCAGACATTCACTAACAGCGAAGGCAGCCGCCAAAGGACATGCACAAAAGCAGacatcttggccttcttcaaaCCTCCCTCTCCTTTATGCGGCCATCCCCTGTTTCTTGCTG is a window encoding:
- a CDS encoding uncharacterized protein (EggNog:ENOG41), translating into MPRKFITQDVKDQNREIQRRSRARRAEVMNDLKKQVEAYQQQGATASLEMQKVAQAVAFENRRLRNLLKIHGVSQDDVERYIAMPSAPLSDTQASSHEPGSLRCRACGSTSIVAEKLPVALLADQSRVGSNISQEDTYPQPSTSVRSMPILPDKNIAIETVPTAVALPPRSNISHQVSGKRSQEESNYGHQSQNRTSYTSKDKDKNCNGQTSLDVEAPLSMPRDPHYASTRKDHSDVMETSCDTAASILVDLHHHADTQRARAALGCKGPNSCTVNNIKIFQLLENFS